One Jaculus jaculus isolate mJacJac1 chromosome 4, mJacJac1.mat.Y.cur, whole genome shotgun sequence genomic window, ctgtaacatctttatcacaccttgcaaggctcaggatccattgcggaagaggtggtagaaagaatgtaaaagccgaaggaagtgtaggactccttacaatgtgatcctccagacacaaaatgctctggatatccatgacctcacagtgcctgacactacctcacgagaccatcctaataggaggaaaagattatgacatcaaaatacaagagactgAATTTTTTGACGCTAAGGTAGAAACCTGAGCAGAGACTGTGTTGAACAGACCCTGGAATCATGAGCGTATTTGATCAGATCAACTCTGATGCTCTCCTAAAATTTTCCCATATAACTCCCTCGACACAGCAGCACCTGAAGGAGGTTGACCCCAGTTTTGCGCTGTGTATGTTTGTGGCAGCTGCGGGAGCCCATGACCATGTGGTCACTTATTTCATTCAGGCTGGCCTGCTCTCTGCCTTGGGCTCGCTGGGTTTGATGATTTGGCTGATGGCAACACCTCATGGGCGTGAAACCGCCCTCGTGGGCACAGCGCTGACggtcacctgcctcagcctccgcgCCCTTTATGCTGGACGCCGGAGCGACTGCTTTCCAGGAGGTATCTTGATGTCAGCCACGAGCCTGACGCTCTGCTCTTCTCTGGGGAATCTTTTCTTTGGATCCATTTGGCTTTTCCAGGCAAACCTGTATCTGGGGCTGATGGTCATGTGTGGCTTTGTCCTCTTTGATACTCAACTCCTTAAAATGGAGATAAGGGTTATATCTCACACTGCTCATCTCTTCTTAGGTTTTGTTACACTCTTCAgaaaactcatgatgatcccagCTAAGAATGACAAGgacaagaagaaatgaaatgaccATCAGCCTGTCACAGCTCGacttcctctctctccacccctcattGCTTTGCACATATTACAGGGGCCATGTTCTATGATAATGAAAagcatcagaaaacaaaaataaaagagagactgactgagagggggacgggatatgatggagagtggagtttcaaaggggaaagtggggggaaggacggaattaccatgggatattgtttacaatcatggaaattaaaagtaaataaataaataaaaatgacaacatCAGAATGGCAACCAGAGACTGGCCACAGTCAGCTGCCTACTGATATGCAAATGAGAAAACCCTAAGGACTGGAGAAAAAGTATAAAAACCCACAAAAAGTTGAAGAAGCCATCACTCAACCCACAGAGGCAGACTGCAGTTACTCCCTATGTTGACACCCGCCACAGGCTTGTGGGAGCCCCTGGTGGGAGTCAGCCGAggaacagagaggaaggaggagaaagtcTGACCCAAACCCAGCCAGGGACCAATTACCCTGGCAGCTGAGCTGCGTCCAGGCGAGGCTGAAGGTGAGAGGATAGGCGAATGGGAACTTGACCTAAACAAgtgtgaagagtgaataaagtgtggTAATTAAATTATGTTATTAAATTATGTTAATCCGCCTCTCGACTACTTAATCACATGCTCCCaacaagcctgggctagaataagacactaccacaaaaaaaaaaaaaatacatacagtgggcaggcgtggtggagcatgcctttaatcccagcactcaggaggcagaggtagaaggatcaccacgagttcaacaccacccctagactacatagtgaattccaggtcagcctgaactagagcgaaaccctacctcaaaaaaacaaaaaacaaaacagtgttaAGAATTACAagcaaagtcaggtgtggtggcgcacacctttaatcccagcactcaggaggcagaggtaggaggatcaccatgagtgtgaggccaccctgagactacagaatgaattccaggtcagcctgggctatagtgaaaaaaaaaaaaaaaaaaaagaattacaagcaaaatgagggctggagagatggctcagcagttaaggcgcttgcctgcaaagcctaataaccctggttcagttccccagtatccacataaagccagatgcacacaaagtggtacatgcatctggatttgtttgcagtggctacaggctctggtatgcccattctctctttctctgtctgtctctcctctctgtctctttctctctgcatgcaaataaataaaaatgaatcaaacgtttcttaagaaaataattgggctggagagatggcttagcggttaagcgcttgcctgtgaagcctaaggaccccggttcgaggctcggttccccaggtcccacgttagccagatgcacaagggggcgcacgcgtctggagttcgtttgcagagactggaaggcctggcgcgcccattctctctctctccctctatctgtctttctctctgtgtctgtcgctctcaaataaataaataaaaaaaaagaaaaaagaaaataattatcatCAAAATGAACTAATATTTTGCAACTTCCTATTTGCCAGCAAGACACATGTCCAGAATACCCCTCCACCTAAGGTAAGATTACTGAGAATTAgactattgttttttttctttttttttaatttttatttatttatttgacagcaacagacagagaaagaggcagatagagagaaagaatg contains:
- the LOC123460212 gene encoding bax inhibitor 1-like, whose translation is MSVFDQINSDALLKFSHITPSTQQHLKEVDPSFALCMFVAAAGAHDHVVTYFIQAGLLSALGSLGLMIWLMATPHGRETALVGTALTVTCLSLRALYAGRRSDCFPGGILMSATSLTLCSSLGNLFFGSIWLFQANLYLGLMVMCGFVLFDTQLLKMEIRVISHTAHLFLGFVTLFRKLMMIPAKNDKDKKK